Proteins found in one Miscanthus floridulus cultivar M001 chromosome 4, ASM1932011v1, whole genome shotgun sequence genomic segment:
- the LOC136551391 gene encoding uncharacterized protein, producing MGRRGEPYYVEAAPPVDVNKNTEWFMYPGVWTTYILLLFFVWLLVLSVSGCSPGAAWTVVNLAHFAITYHFFHWKKGTPFAADDQGIYSRLTWWEQIDNGQQLTRNRKFLTVVPVVLYLIASHLTDYKQPMFFLNTIAVFVLVVAKLPNMHKVRIFGINADI from the exons ATGGGGCGGAGAGGGGAGCCCTACTACGTCGAGGCGGCGCCGCCGGTGGACGTGAACAAGAACACAGAGTGGTTCATGTACCCGGGCGTCTGGACCACCTACATCCTCCTGCTCTTCTTCGTCTGGCTCCTCGTCCTCTCCGTCTCCGGATGCTCCCCGGGGGCTGCCTGGACCGTCGTCAACCTCGCGCACTTCGCC ATCACTTACCACTTCTTCCATTGGAAGAAAGGAACCCCTTTTGCTGCTGATGACCAAGGCATCTACAGCAGATTGACATGGTGGGAGCAAATTGACAATGGTCAGCAGCTTACTCGGAACAGAAAGTTTTTGACTGTGGTACCTGTGGTGCT GTATCTGATTGCATCGCACTTGACCGACTACAAGCAGCCGATGTTTTTCCTCAATACGATAGCAGTTTTTGTGCTGGTTGTGGCAAAATTGCCGAACATGCACAAGGTCCGCATATTTGGAATCAATGCAGACATCTGA